The Coffea arabica cultivar ET-39 chromosome 8e, Coffea Arabica ET-39 HiFi, whole genome shotgun sequence genome window below encodes:
- the LOC140012674 gene encoding uncharacterized protein — protein MRFESKQQLSRAIRMWSINHNREFRVVESKSNTWVAKCKSAFERSTTTVANVSYPPCDWCVRAVKKKTHGLWQITKWVNDHNCVGDLMSNSNASLTSSVIARHIVRSIEDDPGFKVKNIVSHVKKVLKVDVSYKKAWYGRRKAIELIFGSWDANFAELPKYVDALMQSNQGSVIRWLHHSDSTDRLKTFKYVFWAFGPAIDAFHTCRPVICVDGTHLRGEYKGKLLVAVTQDANNHIIPLAYAIVDEETICSWSWFMEQLRYNVARDRYPICVISDRHNGIIHAMTHYDYWQEPLAFHRFCLRHVRSNLMSHFKGLHLRRLCWAMGKSRQLRKWRAFKRELRNMFPDAWSYLSNIGAEKWCLTHDGENRWGILTTNISESYNNVLRGARHLPIRACIDMTFHRTVELFKTRREDARHCRYPFPPKIWRRFKNSDLKAGTHRAPLPDLLVILGPQYLWRRLRPIQTSSMAVVNNMWEVQMQAKVPKHLIKDLSHKLRKSI, from the coding sequence ATGAGATTTGAGAGCAAACAACAGCTGAGCAGGGCTATTAGAATGTGGTCTATCAATCATAATAGGGAGTTTAGGGTTGTTGAGAGCAAGAGTAATACTTGGGTTGCCAAATGTAAATCTGCATTTGAAAGGAGCACCACCACTGTGGCCAACGTATCGTATCCTCCATGCGACTGGTGTGTCCGAGCAGTGAAAAAAAAGACTCATGGACTGTGGCAAATAACCAAATGGGTCAACGACCATAATTGTGTTGGTGATTTGATGAGTAATAGCAATGCTAGTCTTACATCTTCGGTTATTGCTAGACACATAGTTCGTAGCATTGAAGATGATCCTGGGTTTAAAGTAAAGAATATAGTAAGCCATGTCAAGAAAGTTTTGAAGGTGGATGTgtcctataaaaaggcttggtACGGCAGACGCAAAGCTATTGAACTTATATTTGGTTCTTGGGATGCCAATTTTGCTGAACTGCCGAAATATGTTGATGCACTTATGCAGTCAAATCAGGGATCTGTGATTAGGTGGTTGCACCATTCTGATAGTACGGATCGTCTGAAGACATTTAAGTATGTCTTCTGGGCTTTTGGACCGGCTATTGATGCATTTCACACGTGTCGACCGGTTATATGTGTTGATGGCACTCATCTGCGGGGCGAATATAAAGGCAAACTACTTGTTGCAGTTACGCAAGATGCCAACAACCACATTATTCCGCTAGCCTATGCCATTGTCGACGAAGAAACTATTTGTAGTTGGTCTTGGTTCATGGAACAACTAAGATACAATGTGGCCCGTGATCGGTATCCTATTTGTGTCATTTCGGATCGGCATAATGGTATCATCCATGCCATGACACATTATGACTATTGGCAAGAACCTTTGGCCTTTCATAGATTTTGTCTACGACACGTTAGGAGTAACCTAATGAGTCACTTCAAAGGCTTGCACCTTAGAAGGTTATGTTGGGCAATGGGAAAATCCAGACAATTGCGCAAGTGGCGGGCATTCAAACGAGAATTGAGGAACATGTTTCCAGATGCATGGAGTTATCTGTCTAACATTGGAGCTGAGAAGTGGTGTCTAACACATGACGGTGAGAACCGTTGGGGTATTCTTACAACCAACATTTCCGAAAGTTATAATAATGTACTTAGAGGAGCTCGTCATTTGCCTATCCGGGCTTGTATTGATATGACATTTCATCGGACTGTTGAGTTGTTTAAAACAAGAAGAGAGGATGCTAGACATTGCCGTTATCCATTTCCTCCAAAGATATGGCGGCGGTTTAAGAATTCGGACCTGAAAGCGGGAACCCACAGGGCACCTCTACCGGACCTTTTGGTCATTCTAGGTCCCCAGTACTTATGGAGGCGTTTACGCCCAATACAGACGAGCTCCATGGCAGTGGTGAACAACATGTGGGAGGTACAGATGCAGGCCAAAGTACCCAAGCACTTGATCAAAGACTTGAGTCACAAATTACGCAAGTCGATATAG